One Arvicanthis niloticus isolate mArvNil1 chromosome 13, mArvNil1.pat.X, whole genome shotgun sequence genomic window carries:
- the Derl1 gene encoding derlin-1 isoform X1 — MSDIGDWFRSIPAITRYWFAATVAVPLIGKLGIISPAYFFLWPEAFLYRFQIWRPFTATFYFPVGPGTGFLYLVNLYFLYQYSTRLEAGAFDGRPADYLFMLLFNWICIVITGLAMDMQLLMIPLIMSVLYVWAQLNRDLIVSFWFGTRFKACYLPWVILGFNYIIGGSVINELIGNLVGHLYFFLMFRYPMDLGGRNFLSTPQFLYRWLPSRRGGVSGFGVPPASMRRAADQNGGGGRHNWGQGFRLGDQ; from the exons ATGTCGGACATCGGGGACTGGTTCAGGAGCATCCCGGCCATCACGCGCTACTGGTTTGCTGCCACCGTCGCTGTCCCCTTGATCGGCAAGCTCGGTATTATCAGCCCGGCCTACTTCTTCCTCTGGCCCGAAGCCTTCCTCTATCGCTTCCAG ATATGGAGGCCGTTCACTGCCACCTTTTATTTCCCCGTGGGTCCAGGAACTGGATTTCTTTATTTGGtcaatttatatttcttatatcaGTATTCTACACGGCTTGAAGCAG GAGCTTTTGACGGGAGGCCAGCAGACTATTTATTCATGCTTCTCTTTAACTGGATCTGCATCGTT ATTACTGGCTTAGCAATGGATATGCAG TTGCTGATGATTCCTCTGATCATGTCAGTGCTTTACGTCTGGGCCCAGCTGAACAGAGACCTGATTGTATCATTTTGGTTTGGAACACGATTTAAG GCCTGTTACTTACCTTGGGTTATCCTCGGATTCAACTATATCATTGGAGGCTC GGTGATCAATGAGCTCATTGGAAACCTTGTTGgacatctttatttcttcctgatGTTCAGATACCCAATGGACTTGGGAGGAAGGAATTTTCTGTCCACACCTCAgttttt GTACCGCTGGCTACCCAGCAGGAGAGGAGgggtgtcagggtttggtgtgccCCCTGCTAGCATGAGGCGAGCTGCTGATCAGAATGGCGGAGGCGGGAGACACAACTGGGGCCAGGGCTTCCGACTTGGAGACCAGTGA
- the Derl1 gene encoding derlin-1 isoform X2 has product MLLFNWICIVITGLAMDMQLLMIPLIMSVLYVWAQLNRDLIVSFWFGTRFKACYLPWVILGFNYIIGGSVINELIGNLVGHLYFFLMFRYPMDLGGRNFLSTPQFLYRWLPSRRGGVSGFGVPPASMRRAADQNGGGGRHNWGQGFRLGDQ; this is encoded by the exons ATGCTTCTCTTTAACTGGATCTGCATCGTT ATTACTGGCTTAGCAATGGATATGCAG TTGCTGATGATTCCTCTGATCATGTCAGTGCTTTACGTCTGGGCCCAGCTGAACAGAGACCTGATTGTATCATTTTGGTTTGGAACACGATTTAAG GCCTGTTACTTACCTTGGGTTATCCTCGGATTCAACTATATCATTGGAGGCTC GGTGATCAATGAGCTCATTGGAAACCTTGTTGgacatctttatttcttcctgatGTTCAGATACCCAATGGACTTGGGAGGAAGGAATTTTCTGTCCACACCTCAgttttt GTACCGCTGGCTACCCAGCAGGAGAGGAGgggtgtcagggtttggtgtgccCCCTGCTAGCATGAGGCGAGCTGCTGATCAGAATGGCGGAGGCGGGAGACACAACTGGGGCCAGGGCTTCCGACTTGGAGACCAGTGA